The following proteins come from a genomic window of Populus nigra chromosome 6, ddPopNigr1.1, whole genome shotgun sequence:
- the LOC133697966 gene encoding E3 ubiquitin-protein ligase RHA2A-like — protein MGLQNQLNDVSSESIPLLLIALIANCVACLRSFLFSVFHSVGLHRLDQAHVMDDGLLGSIGSGFAGLIVLAEQRKLNRVFSYKYCCGGDSNTNDKGGSDCVVCLCTLRHGDQVRRLDCCHVFHKECFDGWLDHLNFNCPLCRWPLVSDERVEETRRRVGADVVDWLSLR, from the coding sequence ATGGGTTTACAAAACCAGCTGAACGACGTTTCTTCTGAATCGATCCCGTTGCTCCTCATAGCACTCATAGCCAACTGTGTTGCCTGCCTTCGCTCTTTCCTTTTCAGCGTTTTCCACTCCGTGGGCCTTCACCGATTAGACCAGGCCCACGTTATGGATGATGGGCTGTTGGGTTCGATCGGCTCTGGCTTTGCCGGCCTCATCGTGCTCGCCGAGCAGCGTAAGCTCAACCGGGTTTTTTCTTACAAGTATTGTTGCGGTGGTGACAGTAATACAAATGATAAGGGAGGATCGGATTGTGTGGTGTGCTTGTGCACGCTAAGACATGGGGACCAGGTGAGGAGGCTTGATTGCTGCCATGTTTTTCACAAGGAGTGCTTTGATGGATGGCTTGATCATCTCAATTTTAATTGCCCCCTTTGTCGGTGGCCGCTTGTGTCCGATGAGCGCGTGGAAGAAACGCGAAGGCGCGTGGGAGCGGATGTAGTGGATTGGCTCTCCTTGAGATGA